A window of Seriola aureovittata isolate HTS-2021-v1 ecotype China chromosome 17, ASM2101889v1, whole genome shotgun sequence genomic DNA:
TCCACCCTGCTTGACGTATTAATCTAAGTTTATTGCATCCTAGTGAGAGCCCATGGGAAAGCATAAGTTCCTCCACTGAGATGAGCAGTTTGCATCCAGGCGAAGAGCAAACTGCGGCTGAAGTAAGTCTGCACTGACCAGTGTTATGCTGTTATATTGAACCGTATCCTTCATGTGTAACAGGCAAAATTCATACAATGTTTTCTCATCAGCTTCCAAACCCACCAAAAGAGCAGCCTGATCTAATTGTTGTAAAGGAAGAGCCGTCAGAGGTGGACACCGGAGACAATGAACAAGGTAGGACAAGTGACAACAGTGAGTATTAAATTCAAGATTGGCTGCACAacaatgtgtaaaatgtatgtattaatTGACTCGGGACAACACATTTACAGTGGTGCAAGAAAGTATTTAGTCAGCCACCAATTGTGCAAGTTCTCCCacttaaaaaaagatgaggCCTGTAATTTTCATCATAGGTACACCTCAACTATTAGAGACaaaatgagagaagaaaaaaaaaaaaaaaaaaaaaaaaaaatccagaaaatcaCTGTCCgatttttaaagaatttatttgCAAATTATGGTGGAAAATAAGTATTTGGTCAATAACAAAAGTTCATCTCAATACTTTGTTATATACCCTTTGTTGGCAATGACGGAGGTAAAACGTTTTCTGTAAGTCTTCACAAGGTTTTCACACACTGTCGCTGGTATTTTGGCCCATTCCTCCATGCAGATCTCCTCTAGAGCAGTGATGTTTTGGGGCTGTCGCTGGGCAACACAGACTTTCAACTCCCTCCAAAGATTTTCTATGGGGTTGAGATCTGGAGACTGGCTAGGCCACTCCATGACCTTGAAATGCTTCTTACGGAGCCACTCCTTCGTTGCCTGGGCGgtgtgtttgggatcattgtCATGCTGAAAGACCCAGCCACGTTTCATCTTCAATGCCCTTGCTGATGGAAGGAGGTTTTCACTCAAAATCTCACAATACATGGCCCCATTCATTCTTTGTCAGTCATCCTGGTCCctttgcagaaaaacagcccCAAAGCATGAAGTTTCCACCCCCATGCTTCACAGTAGGTATGATGTTCTTTGGATGCAACTCAGCAttctttctcctccaaacaCGACAAGTTGAGTTTTTAACCAAAAAGTTCTATTTTGGTTCCATCTGACAGTCTCGCAATCCTCTTCTGGATCATCCAAATGCTCTCTAGCAAACTTCAGACAGGCCTGGATATGTACTGGCTTAAGCAGGGGGACACGTCTGGCACTGCAGGATTTGAGTCCCTGGCGGCGTAGTGTGTTACTGATGGTCGCCTTTGTTACTTTGGTCCCAGCTCTCTGCAGGTCATTCACTAGGTCCCCCCGTGTGGTTCTGGGATTTTTGCTCACCGTTCTTGTGATCATATTGACCCCACAGGGTGAGATCTTGCGTGGAGCCCCAGATCGAGGGAGATTATCAGTGGTCTTGTATGTCTTCCATTTTCTAATAATTGCTCCCACAGTTGATTTCTTCACACCAAGCTGCTTACCTATTGCAGATTCAGTCTTCCCAGCCTAGTGCAGGTCTACAATTTTATTTCTGGTGTCCTTTGACGGCTCTTTGGTCTTGGCCATAGTGGAGTTTGGAGTGTGACTGTTTGAGGTTGTGGACAGGTGTCTTTTATACTGATAACGAGTTCAAACAGGTGCAATTAATACAGGTAAcgagtggaggacagaggagccTCTTAAAGAAGAAGTTACAGGTCTGTGAGAGCCAGAAATCTTGCTTGTTTGTAGGTGACCAAATACTTATTTTACCGAGGAATTTaccaattaattcattaaaaatcctACAATGTGATTTTCTGGATTCTTTCCCCCCATTCTGTCTCTCATAGTTGAAGTGTACCTATGATGAAAATTACAGGCCTCTCATCTTTTTAAGTGGGAGAACTTGCGCAATTGGTGGCTgactaaatacttttttgtCCCACTGTATGTGTCATACAATGGACCTTGAGCGACCATAAGTGGATCTTGtattaagtttttttaaaataataataagaaataatggTCTTAAATAGTCAAACTTCCAGCAACACTAATAGTGTAAagagcagctttaatttgatACCAGTGCATTCAGGTTGTGGCCTTCTTCAAGTTGATTAGGGTCAATCATATTCAAAATTTTAACATGCTCCCTTGCTGTCAACAGGAAGAGAAGCCGTCACAGAAACTCAGAAGAGTCCAGATGTGATGCAGCATCCCAAATCCATCCCAGAACATCAGCAGCCCATGTTCACTGATAGCTTTGTGACCCTGAGAGCCCAGTCGTCTCTCCCTGGAGCAGGGAGGACCAGGGAAACACAGTGGAATCCACAGCTTGCACCTGTGCACACAAATCTAGAGGATGGGAAAAGCATTGTGCAAAATGTTGCCTCCCAAAGCTTAAGTGTGCTCAGAAACATGAAGATTCACAACTTGAGGAACTCAGCTGCAAAGAGGTTTGGGTGCTTGCAGTGTGGCAAGAGCTTCAGATGCTTTAGTCAGCTTGAAATACACCAGAGGAgtcacacaggagagaaaccctTCAGGTGCACGCTGTGTGGAAAGAGATATGCTCAAAAGGGGCATCTGTATACACACCAGCGCACACACACTGGGGAGAAGCCGTATCGCTGTCCTATTTGTGGAAAGGGCTTTATTCAGAAATGCACTCTTGATATGCATCAGCGTACACACACTGGAGAAAAGCCTTTTGTTTGTATCAAATGTGGCAAGGGTTTTACAAAGAACTGTAATCTGAAAAAACACCTTGCAGTACATTTAGATCCCAGTTTGAACATGTATCGTAGTGAATCTGGTGCACCAACATTTAGTGCAACATTAATTAATGGCACCACTTAAAGCAGTCCACCAAATGTACTTCTCCCCTTGTTTGATTGAAATGagtaaataataatcaataaagtTATCTTTGCTCCAGATTTTTGAGTAACAGACAATAGTGCATCACCTTCTTTGTTGTGATAGAAATGTGTCAgtacatgttttcttttgcttttctttcatgtATCATTTTCAACTAATCCCCTCTCAAACTGACCAAAACCTGATACTGTGCTACagtatacaaatacacactgaggttacaggaagaaaacacttttctgaACTGCCTCAGAAGACTGAATGAATCAATAAATCACTCCTGTTGTCTGTCAGTACTAAgaactgacaggtgtttctattattttgtctatCCCCTTCATATCAATGAGGGTGggcaaaataacagaaacacttttCTGTATAATGCAATGCTTTACTTgggtatttccattttctgctattTTATACTTCTACTAAACTACTGTTCAGAAGGAAGTACtgtactttttattccactacattGTATGActttagttactttgcagattcagattaacaatacaaaatataatcagcaaattaattagactttataatataaattattataaatgtattgttACAGGTTAAGATacaactttattgatccctttATTGATTGAATTCACAAGCTAACAATGTATTACATTATTCAAATTAACTCCACTTTTACCAACATTAAAGTCATGTACACACTCTAATCCATCAATTGAAACTCGTGATAAAATATCAATGATTCAGAAACTGGCctttctgcataatgagtacgTACTCATTAACTACATTAAACATACGTACTTTGAGTGTAGTTTGAGGGTAATACTTTTTCTGAAGTAAAATTTTTAATCGATGACTTGTAACAGAAATTTTCCgcactcttcttcttttacttctttCACCCGTGCAGGGCTGTTACTGATTGACATTAGAACTAACATGGCCTTTattaatacatataaaaataataatacgtAAATTTTTATAAGGCAAACTGTCAAAAACTAAGATGCGAAAACGGGGTGTCAGTTTTTGTACTGTGCTGCCTTCAGGTACTCCTCGTAAACGTCGGAACACGAGCAAACTGTTTTCCCACAATCCCCTGCGGCACAGCTATAGCGCATATTTGATCAAGGCACAACGTCAACAACGTTGCTACGCTGGGAATTTTGCCAAAATTTCGTAATATTCAGCCTCCCCGTCGAGATGATGTGCGACACCACAAACCGGAGCTTTCGGACGCAGTTAGCGGCTATCCTGGAAAAACTGACGAAGGCGGCTTTGGTTGAAATAGGCAACCTAGCTGATGAGTGCTCCTCCGTCCTTCACACCGAGATGTCCCTGCACAAGACGGAGAATGAGGCGTTGAAGAAGAGGTGTTACTCACTGGAGGTCCAGCTGAGAGCGGCGAGGGAGGCACAGACCTATCCGGCACATGTCAACAGTGTCAGCCGGCGGCACCCTGCAGGTCAGGATGGTCAGACAGCTCGACAGACAGACGTTACTAGGCTGCCTCAGCGGTGGGGGTTTTACCCAGCAAAACCACAGTTTATATTTGTCAGGCTAGCCCTTTGGTGGAGACTACATTCAGTTGTTCTATTCTAATACAACGGTCCTGCAATATATCCTATCTTCaggaaggttataatgttcattttttacTTGGATCATTTTAGAGAGGCATTGATTTAGCTGTGTGGCAGTTTTGGGGAATGTCGTTTGTGGTGCTGTTTAGCTGTGTTGCAATATACAAAGGTGTTGCTGTTATTCAGCCCACCCTTATTGATATACACGAagtaatagaaacacctgtataatgcaatacaatttAAGCCTCCAAAATtaccataaagttgaatcaacaccccactaaaacagcttcaacacaagctgaacattataaccgtcatgaaggtaggatttattaTACAGCTGCTGTAGGATGCATTAGTTTTAGCAGGGTTTTCCTAATAAACTTCCAATTCAGTGTACAACCAAATCAAATCAGTTAAGTGAAGATCTGCATTGTCAGCCCTTCACATTCAATCTTTATGAAAAACAGTAATGCTGTTCTGAAGTTTTGTTTGAtctttgtgtatatattttcattacGATCACCGTACACAGGAGGTCACAATTTCATATCCGCTTCGTCTtccagaacagcagcagcctgctcCAGCCATCGATGGAGTTTTTGGAAAGGACTGGTGTATGGACTTttggagagaagagaaactcCCCTCTCACAGAAAAGAGACGATGGAGCCTGCTGCTATGACAAGCATGGGAGCACAGGTCAGTGAATCCTTTAGCCACTGgtaagtttttttgtttttttttcaatgcaatGATTTTTTAGTAAGCTGAGATGACCAaatgactttattttaaaagctgtttgTCAACTGTCGTTTTTTTAGGCAATAGATTTGATGGAGAGAGAACCTGATCTCATCTTTGTCAAGGAGGAGACATATGATGATCATCCCATTGGCCAGCAGATGGGTTTCACAGATA
This region includes:
- the LOC130184722 gene encoding zinc finger protein 93; the encoded protein is MSTIFSFQTQLVSIMDALSKTAVMEISKLVEIESKMLKIEITRGRNEIASLTEKLQLMEKLLYIAQGGRQDAAAAACSVVRDGSANRILEPDRTRPAIKSESPWESISSSTEMSSLHPGEEQTAAELPNPPKEQPDLIVVKEEPSEVDTGDNEQGREAVTETQKSPDVMQHPKSIPEHQQPMFTDSFVTLRAQSSLPGAGRTRETQWNPQLAPVHTNLEDGKSIVQNVASQSLSVLRNMKIHNLRNSAAKRFGCLQCGKSFRCFSQLEIHQRSHTGEKPFRCTLCGKRYAQKGHLYTHQRTHTGEKPYRCPICGKGFIQKCTLDMHQRTHTGEKPFVCIKCGKGFTKNCNLKKHLAVHLDPSLNMYRSESGAPTFSATLINGLLLIDIRTNMRIFDQGTTSTTLLRWEFCQNFVIFSLPVEMMCDTTNRSFRTQLAAILEKLTKAALVEIGNLADECSSVLHTEMSLHKTENEALKKRCYSLEVQLRAAREAQTYPAHVNSVSRRHPAEQQQPAPAIDGVFGKDWCMDFWREEKLPSHRKETMEPAAMTSMGAQAIDLMEREPDLIFVKEETYDDHPIGQQMGFTDNRKIVGIFEEDNMLHRSVDELQLHSGELNNFPMTVDSQTQQRTQPTIMDKLIDDATMSTLVDNTNPPSAAIEYSDYTNDIHTDLTKKVTMQPKPLKLTKQFECLFCGKVFNYLSSLKVHIRRHSGEKPFSCSVCGKRFAQKTYLKLHQRVHSGEKPYSCPDCAKSFSQKSSLNIHLRTHTGEKPYSCVDCGKCYAYKYGLNHHQCFT